The genomic interval TGGTTCTTTAATTTATACAAAATCCAGGCAAGGTCAAATTGATCGGGTATTTGCCTTGCTATTATTAATTATGTTTATTGGCATAATACAAGATCGCTTATTTGTTTTATTTGATAAAATTATTAATCCTCATAAATATTATAAAAGTCTTGTGGATGGATTAACAGAAGGTAGAATTGGAATAGCTTCGATATTTTTAGCTATAGTTTTCGGAATTTTATTCAATAATTTTTTCAAATTTGATATTCTTGTGACAATGTCCTGGATCTTCTTAGCGGCAGGAAGTTTAATGTTGGTTTATGCATTTTTTAAAATGGAAAATACAAACCGGAAATGAGCGCTCGAATAGATACTACCTTACCTAAAATAATAGAATTACAAAAAGTAAGTCAGTCTTATGATAATGGAAAAACATATGTAATTAAAGAGCTTGACCTTTTGATCGTCGACAAACCGGCACAAGGACAATTTATCACGATTCTGGGTGCTTCGGGTTGCGGCAAATCAACATTGCTCAGATATATTGCGGGTTTGCAATTGCCAACAAAGGGCGAGGTCTTCATTCATGGAAAATTGAGAAATGAAAAGGATCATGTTGGAATGATTTTTCAGCAATATTCTTCCTTTCCTTGGAAAACCGTTTTAGAAAATGTAGCAACCGGTTTAGAGTATCTGGATGTGTCTCCTAAAGAACGGACGCAAAGAGCCTTGGAGATGATTGAATTAGTTGGTTTAAAAGGACACGAACAAAAGTACGCTCAATATCCGACCCTTTCCGGAGGGCAACTGCAAAGAGTTGCCATTGCAAGGTCTTTATTAACAAATCAAGAGATTTTATTACTAGATGAGCCTTTTGGAGCACTGGATATAAGAACCAGAGTTCAAATGCAAGAGTTGTTATTAGAAATTTGGCATAAATTTCATTCCACCTTTATATTTGTAACACATGATATCGGGGAAGCAGTTTATTTATCGGATGAAATTTATATTATGAAATCAGCATCTTCAGATTTTGTGGATCACATTCTTGTGGATTTGCCACTGGATCGAAACAGAAATACCAAAAAGCTTCCACAATATTTGGAATTAGTAAGAACCATTGAAGATATGATGTTGAAAATTTCAAACAATTAGAAATAGTTAGATAGTGTAGGTATTAATTTTATACGAATCCAGTAAAAATGAGTCGTAGTAATGAATGCTTTTTTATTGCTTTGTATTCTATGCGTTGAACTTAACTTTAGATCGTTTATTTTTGCAAAATAATTTATAGAATTTGATATGAAAGTTTTTAAGTTTGGAGGTGCTTCTGTTAAAGATGCAGAAGGAATACGAAATGTCTCAACGATTATAAAAGACTACCAAAAAGGGGAACCTTTAGTTGTGATTGTATCTGCAACAGGTAAGACAACCAATCAATTAGAAGAGGTAGTTTTAACTAAATTCACATCCATTCCGGAATCTTTGAAATTATTGCATTTAATAAGAGATAAACATTTGCGAATAGCGAAAGAATTGTTTTTAGAGATCCCACAGGATTTACACCAACAAATTCATGAACATTTTGTCGAAGCGGAATGGGTGATTGAAGAAACACGAGAAATGCCATATGATTATGTTTATGACCAAATTGTAAGTATCGGTGAATTGGTATCAAGTCGATTATTAACCGCATGGTTATTAAATTCAGAACTCCCAATTGTTTGGGCAGATGCGCGAAATTTAATTATTACCAATGATACCTATCGGGATGGAAGAGTTGTTTGGGATAAAACAAATGGTAAAATAGTTGAACAACTAAAACCTGAATTGAATTTTGGAAAAATAATTGTAACGCAAGGATTCATAGCTTCTACCCTGGAAAACAACACGACAACCCTCGGCAGGGAAGGTTCAGATTATACTGCAGCTATTTTATCAAATGCCTTAGATGCAGTTGGAATGTACATATGGAAAGATGTTCCCGGCGTTTTAACAGCAGATCCAGATTTATTTGTAAATGCGACTAAATTGGATCGTTTGAGTTACACCGAAGCAATAGAGATGACCTATTATGGTTGTAAGGTGATTCATCCAAAAACAATACAACCATTAAAAAGTAAAGGGATTCCACTTTTTGTAAAATCATTTATTGAACCTGCAGGAGAGGGTACTTTAATTTCGGGAGATATTGATTTAGAATATCCACCCATTGTTGTTTTAGAATCAAATCAAGCGTTGATTCATTTTTCTTCTAAAGATCTCTCTTTTATTGCAGAACATCATCTTGCTGATTTATTTAACTTGTTTGAAAAGTACAGGATAAAAATAAACATGATGCGAAATACTGCCATTTCATTTTCTGTTTGTGTAGGTAATGAGAGGGATCGTTTATCCCAATTGATCAGGGAAGTTGAAGATGAGTATAAAGTGGTGATGGATCAAGATTTAGAATTATTGACAATACGCCATTATCAAGATGCTATGATCCCAAAGTTATTGGAAGAAAAAATAGTAATACTAGAAGAAAGGATTCGTAAAACTTTACAAATGGTCATAAAAAATGCACCTGCGATTATGCATAAACGTATTTAATGTTTTATGCTATATTTTTTGCAAATCCAATTTAAATGATATCAAATGAAATACCATTTAAGTTCAAAATTTCTTTGGCTGTTTCAGAATCAAAAATAAATACTTGAAAGGATTTTGGAGTTGTTTCTTCATTATCAAGAAGATCCCAGGATTGACAAATATCATCCAAAGTAATTATGAAGTCTTCAATTAATTCGGGA from Saprospiraceae bacterium carries:
- a CDS encoding ABC transporter ATP-binding protein, with the translated sequence MSARIDTTLPKIIELQKVSQSYDNGKTYVIKELDLLIVDKPAQGQFITILGASGCGKSTLLRYIAGLQLPTKGEVFIHGKLRNEKDHVGMIFQQYSSFPWKTVLENVATGLEYLDVSPKERTQRALEMIELVGLKGHEQKYAQYPTLSGGQLQRVAIARSLLTNQEILLLDEPFGALDIRTRVQMQELLLEIWHKFHSTFIFVTHDIGEAVYLSDEIYIMKSASSDFVDHILVDLPLDRNRNTKKLPQYLELVRTIEDMMLKISNN
- a CDS encoding aspartate kinase, coding for MKVFKFGGASVKDAEGIRNVSTIIKDYQKGEPLVVIVSATGKTTNQLEEVVLTKFTSIPESLKLLHLIRDKHLRIAKELFLEIPQDLHQQIHEHFVEAEWVIEETREMPYDYVYDQIVSIGELVSSRLLTAWLLNSELPIVWADARNLIITNDTYRDGRVVWDKTNGKIVEQLKPELNFGKIIVTQGFIASTLENNTTTLGREGSDYTAAILSNALDAVGMYIWKDVPGVLTADPDLFVNATKLDRLSYTEAIEMTYYGCKVIHPKTIQPLKSKGIPLFVKSFIEPAGEGTLISGDIDLEYPPIVVLESNQALIHFSSKDLSFIAEHHLADLFNLFEKYRIKINMMRNTAISFSVCVGNERDRLSQLIREVEDEYKVVMDQDLELLTIRHYQDAMIPKLLEEKIVILEERIRKTLQMVIKNAPAIMHKRI